Sequence from the Candidatus Thermoplasmatota archaeon genome:
TATGATGAAAAACGAGAAAATCTCTAAGTTCCACAAAAGATCAAAAGAAGATTTAGAGGATTTCATAAAAAAACTAGAGCTGCAAGCACTAGAAACAGCAGAAGAAAGACTACCACTCTACATGGAAGTTGGACTAAAAGAGGCAAAAATTATCTTAGATGTAGGCTGCGGATCAGGGATAGTAACAAGAGATATAGCACGCCTAACCAAAGGCAAGGTAATAGCAGTAGACGGCTCAAAAGATATGCTAAAAGTAGCAAAAAATATTCTAAACAACCACAAAAACGTGGAACTATGCATGGGCAGCGCAGAAAATCTACCATTCTGCGATAACACATTTGATATTGTAACATGTAACCTACTATTAATGTGGGTTAACAAACCTCAAAATGTTGTCAATGAGATGACACGTGTAACCAAAAAAGGTGGAACAGTACTAGCAACCCTTGAGCCAGACTATGGTGGCAAACTACATTGGCCTGAGAACAAAAAGGTTGATCCTATATTTGCTGGAGAAGCTATAAAGAAAAAAGGTGGAGACCCACACATAGGCAGAAAACTCCGCTACCTTTTTGTGAAAGCAGGTTTAAAAACCAAGGTTGGAATAGGAAACACCCGTATATGGAGCTGCGAAGAAGACAAAGCATATTACCTACACTCCAGAGACTTCTACATAAAAACCCTGCGTGAAGCTAGTTTAACCGAAAA
This genomic interval carries:
- a CDS encoding methyltransferase domain-containing protein, coding for MMKNEKISKFHKRSKEDLEDFIKKLELQALETAEERLPLYMEVGLKEAKIILDVGCGSGIVTRDIARLTKGKVIAVDGSKDMLKVAKNILNNHKNVELCMGSAENLPFCDNTFDIVTCNLLLMWVNKPQNVVNEMTRVTKKGGTVLATLEPDYGGKLHWPENKKVDPIFAGEAIKKKGGDPHIGRKLRYLFVKAGLKTKVGIGNTRIWSCEEDKAYYLHSRDFYIKTLREASLTEKEIDKWEYEYLKSLDEGVQLNFFPQFYAIGKKT